The proteins below are encoded in one region of Ferruginibacter lapsinanis:
- a CDS encoding DUF4382 domain-containing protein: MKNTKVTIIGFALSLFLVTLFFSACKKENSSGSGSQKLSLYLTDDPALFDSVLIDIQKVEVKIDTSEEHQHNDHFGDIDNDNDDDHQDSDAFGQWIDLAMTPGVYTVSNLRNGIDMLLASGTITGKIRKVRITLGTNNTVYVGGVAHALTLSGSDNLVYVKIHGEDEQGEHESGDDNNEQHDSPIGVWLDFDLGRSITLIGGQYYLNPIVTPFCDAKSGKVEGKVRPEAAHAVVTIFNTTDTAMAIPEHDEDGEYKIRGLKAGTYSIHFKGFNGYSDTTINNIVVVINDDTHVPTVTLHN; this comes from the coding sequence ATGAAAAACACAAAAGTAACCATTATTGGTTTTGCCCTATCACTGTTTCTAGTTACATTATTTTTTTCTGCCTGTAAAAAGGAAAATAGCAGCGGTTCAGGTTCTCAGAAATTGTCTTTGTATCTGACCGATGACCCTGCACTTTTTGATTCTGTATTAATTGATATACAAAAAGTAGAGGTAAAGATCGATACAAGTGAAGAGCATCAACATAATGACCATTTTGGCGATATTGATAATGACAATGATGATGATCATCAGGATAGTGATGCTTTTGGGCAGTGGATTGATTTAGCCATGACACCAGGTGTGTATACTGTATCTAACTTAAGAAATGGTATAGATATGTTACTGGCTTCAGGAACTATTACAGGTAAAATCAGAAAGGTGAGGATCACTTTAGGAACAAATAATACTGTTTACGTTGGTGGAGTAGCACATGCATTAACACTTTCTGGCTCGGATAATCTGGTTTATGTAAAGATACATGGCGAAGATGAACAGGGAGAGCATGAAAGCGGCGATGATAACAATGAGCAACATGATTCGCCAATTGGTGTTTGGTTAGATTTTGATCTTGGACGTTCTATTACGTTAATCGGAGGGCAGTATTATCTTAATCCGATAGTAACCCCATTCTGCGATGCAAAATCTGGTAAAGTGGAAGGAAAAGTTCGTCCTGAAGCTGCTCATGCAGTGGTAACAATTTTTAATACCACCGATACTGCTATGGCGATACCTGAACATGATGAAGATGGAGAGTATAAGATCAGAGGTTTAAAGGCGGGTACATATAGTATTCATTTCAAAGGTTTTAACGGATATAGCGATACAACTATCAATAATATCGTAGTTGTAATAAATGACGATACACATGTACCAACTGTAACGTTACATAACTAA
- a CDS encoding 4'-phosphopantetheinyl transferase family protein — MPLVYQQNINEATKIGIWHIAEAEEYFLREVPVQREITHPHKRLQHLAGRVILKELYPDFPYSLIRIADTRKPFLEDEAYHFSISHCGDYAAAIVSNKNRVGVDIELVTKKTEKVKHKFLSNTEQEYLSAIFNHQHSKENDQSLTAAWSIKETLFKWQGVGEVDFIKHLQIGDITRLSEENYKAACLLKVSSEIKLDVFFKFFNDAVLSWCVK; from the coding sequence ATGCCTTTGGTTTATCAACAAAATATCAACGAAGCCACAAAAATAGGCATTTGGCATATTGCTGAGGCTGAAGAATACTTTTTACGGGAGGTGCCTGTGCAAAGAGAAATAACTCATCCTCATAAAAGATTACAGCATCTGGCAGGTAGAGTGATACTCAAAGAATTATATCCCGATTTTCCTTATTCTCTGATTAGGATTGCGGATACCAGAAAACCTTTTTTAGAAGATGAAGCGTATCATTTTTCAATTTCTCATTGCGGAGATTATGCGGCAGCAATAGTGAGTAACAAAAACAGGGTAGGGGTAGATATAGAATTGGTTACAAAGAAGACTGAAAAAGTAAAGCATAAGTTTTTAAGTAACACCGAACAGGAGTATTTATCGGCGATATTCAATCATCAACATTCGAAGGAAAATGATCAATCTTTAACTGCTGCATGGAGCATAAAGGAAACATTGTTTAAATGGCAAGGAGTAGGAGAAGTAGATTTTATAAAACATTTACAAATAGGGGATATCACCAGGTTATCAGAAGAAAATTATAAGGCAGCTTGCCTCTTGAAAGTATCATCCGAAATTAAGCTGGATGTTTTTTTTAAATTTTTTAATGACGCAGTTTTATCCTGGTGTGTAAAATAA
- the dcd gene encoding dCTP deaminase — MILSDTRILEEIEKGTIKIVPYDRECLGSNSYDVHLGKHLATYTNKELDAKAHNTIEHFEIPDEGFVLMPQEFYLGVTEEYTETHAHVPFLEGKSSTGRLGIDIHATAGKGDVGFCGNWTLEISVKKPVRVYKGMPIGQLIYFPADGEIEVKYNQKKNAKYSGQHNKPVESMMWKNKF; from the coding sequence ATGATATTAAGTGATACACGTATTTTAGAGGAAATTGAAAAAGGGACCATTAAAATTGTACCCTACGACAGGGAATGTCTGGGAAGCAATAGTTATGATGTGCATTTGGGAAAACATTTAGCTACCTATACCAATAAAGAACTGGATGCAAAAGCGCATAATACAATAGAACATTTTGAAATCCCTGACGAAGGATTTGTACTAATGCCACAAGAGTTTTATTTGGGTGTAACTGAAGAGTATACAGAAACACATGCTCACGTACCTTTTTTAGAAGGCAAATCTTCTACGGGTCGATTAGGTATTGATATACATGCTACCGCCGGCAAAGGTGATGTTGGTTTTTGTGGTAATTGGACACTGGAGATCTCTGTAAAAAAACCGGTGAGAGTGTATAAAGGAATGCCGATCGGGCAGCTAATCTATTTCCCTGCTGATGGTGAGATAGAAGTAAAATACAATCAGAAGAAGAATGCTAAATACAGCGGGCAGCATAACAAGCCCGTTGAGAGCATGATGTGGAAGAATAAGTTTTAA
- the rpmF gene encoding 50S ribosomal protein L32 yields MPNPKRRHSQQRSAKRRTHYKATETTLTVDKTTGETHVRHRAHVSEGKLYYKGQVVAEKAPLKA; encoded by the coding sequence ATGCCAAATCCGAAACGACGTCATTCGCAACAACGCAGCGCAAAGAGAAGGACGCATTATAAAGCAACTGAAACTACTTTAACTGTAGATAAGACAACCGGCGAAACGCATGTACGTCACCGTGCTCACGTTAGCGAAGGCAAGCTATACTACAAAGGACAAGTTGTAGCTGAAAAAGCTCCACTTAAAGCCTAA
- a CDS encoding outer membrane beta-barrel protein, producing the protein MKENLHDIDKLFQSAINQHQESPSDEVWNAIENNLNKKDVDNYRKKNYWLKRLSVLLFLLLTGVSIYLFTKPKNNSHKDLQFTQVIPDRETINEDHNSVLDHQNTTHKDYLTNRNNNQTTNKEIDINDDKIKKIVSIKHTNNNYSNRNKTFEKFPVPVNDKNLSTTTLRQQQKKNKKNTEKKISVKITNASTDDVITTEYHSTSVPEKNNAIENSNSEVPATAIMKVDSSKTTAIIAKKKTVTENGIKTTIKRKTKSEPGLALSAFFSPDFASYNLLNGDNNNQLDGENKDEIEQNEDHQNAFTTGLLFDYTFNKHWAIQTGFTFSKTTIGGAPKKIYAKADNNGNIKYCYWSSSGYAFIKTPEGNLPAVGDSINASSSRHTLQYLSVPLAIKYSIPYKKFEFNLLAGVSANFLIKSKLEAALKDRDEDEHHKQYQIEGLRNVYFSGVAGIGITYNLTSKWGIIFSPSARFALTPINKNIGIRSYSNSIGLTTGVRFKF; encoded by the coding sequence ATGAAAGAAAATCTACACGATATAGATAAATTATTTCAATCGGCTATCAATCAACATCAGGAATCTCCCTCAGATGAGGTTTGGAATGCTATTGAAAACAATCTAAATAAAAAAGATGTCGACAATTACCGCAAAAAAAATTACTGGCTTAAACGATTATCTGTTCTATTATTCCTTTTACTCACTGGCGTTAGTATTTATCTATTTACGAAACCAAAAAACAATTCGCATAAAGATTTACAGTTCACTCAGGTTATTCCCGATAGAGAAACGATTAATGAGGATCACAATAGCGTCTTAGATCACCAAAATACCACTCACAAGGACTATCTGACCAATCGAAACAACAATCAAACAACAAATAAAGAAATCGACATCAATGATGATAAAATAAAAAAAATTGTTTCAATAAAGCATACAAATAATAATTATTCGAACAGAAATAAAACATTTGAAAAATTCCCTGTCCCGGTGAATGATAAAAATCTAAGCACCACTACTCTTAGACAGCAACAGAAAAAAAATAAAAAAAATACTGAGAAAAAAATATCTGTAAAAATCACTAATGCCTCAACCGATGATGTAATAACTACAGAATATCACTCTACCAGTGTCCCTGAAAAAAATAATGCTATTGAAAATAGTAATTCAGAAGTTCCTGCTACTGCGATAATGAAAGTTGACAGCAGTAAAACTACCGCTATCATAGCAAAAAAGAAAACAGTAACAGAAAATGGAATAAAAACCACAATAAAGAGAAAAACTAAATCTGAACCAGGCTTAGCACTATCTGCATTTTTCTCTCCTGATTTTGCTTCCTATAACTTGCTAAATGGAGATAATAATAATCAACTTGATGGGGAAAACAAGGATGAAATTGAACAGAATGAAGACCATCAAAACGCTTTTACCACAGGCTTATTATTTGATTACACTTTTAATAAGCATTGGGCCATACAAACCGGCTTTACTTTTTCAAAAACTACCATTGGAGGAGCTCCTAAAAAAATTTATGCAAAAGCAGATAACAATGGTAATATCAAATATTGCTATTGGTCTTCTTCCGGCTATGCCTTCATTAAAACTCCGGAAGGAAATTTACCCGCAGTTGGAGATAGTATAAATGCCTCTTCATCAAGACATACTCTGCAATACCTTAGTGTTCCTTTAGCCATCAAATATAGTATCCCTTACAAAAAATTTGAATTTAATTTATTGGCAGGAGTATCCGCTAATTTTTTAATTAAAAGTAAATTAGAAGCAGCCCTAAAAGACAGAGATGAAGATGAACACCACAAACAATATCAAATAGAAGGATTAAGAAATGTATATTTTTCGGGAGTTGCTGGAATCGGTATCACCTATAATCTGACAAGTAAATGGGGGATCATATTTTCGCCATCAGCTCGTTTTGCGCTAACTCCTATCAATAAAAATATTGGCATTAGATCTTATTCGAATTCAATTGGACTAACTACTGGCGTTCGTTTTAAATTCTAA
- a CDS encoding YceD family protein, with protein MGKRKAFEIAFVGLKPGIHEFTYEVNDDFFAEIENREFENCIAVVKVQLDKKSNFLMLKFEIGGKADVVCDRCGNTLNKDLWDEFNILVKMVDNPEEMNQLEEDPDVFYISKTESHLHLNDWIFEFVSLSVPNQKMCTEEEFGGDKCNKEVLEKLKAMEVKEVENNANAIWKGLENFKNKEEDNN; from the coding sequence ATGGGAAAAAGAAAGGCATTCGAGATAGCATTTGTAGGTTTAAAGCCTGGTATTCACGAGTTTACATACGAAGTGAATGACGATTTCTTTGCGGAAATCGAGAACAGGGAATTTGAGAATTGCATCGCAGTTGTCAAAGTTCAGTTAGATAAGAAGAGCAATTTTTTAATGCTCAAGTTTGAAATTGGAGGAAAAGCAGATGTTGTTTGTGACAGATGCGGAAACACCCTCAATAAAGATCTTTGGGACGAATTTAATATACTGGTAAAGATGGTTGATAATCCGGAAGAGATGAATCAACTGGAAGAAGACCCGGATGTATTTTACATTTCAAAAACAGAAAGTCATTTGCATTTGAACGACTGGATTTTTGAATTTGTAAGTTTAAGTGTACCCAACCAGAAAATGTGCACCGAAGAAGAGTTTGGAGGAGATAAATGCAATAAAGAGGTGTTGGAAAAATTGAAGGCTATGGAGGTGAAAGAAGTAGAGAATAATGCCAACGCCATCTGGAAGGGATTAGAAAATTTCAAGAACAAAGAAGAAGACAATAATTAA
- a CDS encoding FAD:protein FMN transferase has product MQTNNISSIHKAVVRLMGNRFEISVVSEDALWADERIEEAIEEIMRIEKLLTTYSEDSQTNQININAGIAAVKVDKEVFDLIQRSIKISDITQGAFDITYGSIDKSLWNFDKNMTSLPDATTAKKLVRLINYRNVILNDVDCTVFLKEKGMRIGFGGIGKGYAAERAKFILKQSGVESGIVNAAGDLTAWGNQPDGNPWTIGIANPDAPQHAFSYLDITNMAIATSGNYEKFILIDGKKYSHTIDPKTGLPVTGIKSVTIISPNAEVADAMATPVMIMGIKVGLDMINQIHGLACIIIDDQDKIYTSANINIK; this is encoded by the coding sequence ATGCAGACAAATAATATTTCTTCCATACATAAGGCGGTTGTTCGTTTGATGGGAAATCGTTTTGAGATCAGCGTTGTGTCTGAAGATGCATTATGGGCTGACGAAAGAATTGAAGAAGCAATCGAAGAGATCATGCGAATTGAAAAGTTATTGACTACTTACAGCGAAGACAGTCAAACCAATCAGATCAATATCAATGCAGGTATTGCTGCTGTTAAAGTTGATAAAGAAGTTTTTGATCTGATACAACGATCGATAAAAATATCTGACATTACACAGGGAGCGTTTGATATTACTTATGGTTCTATTGATAAGTCATTGTGGAACTTCGATAAAAATATGACAAGTTTGCCGGATGCTACTACGGCAAAAAAATTAGTACGACTGATCAATTACAGAAATGTGATCTTAAATGATGTAGATTGTACAGTGTTTCTTAAAGAGAAAGGAATGCGAATTGGTTTTGGCGGTATAGGTAAAGGCTATGCTGCAGAACGAGCAAAGTTTATTTTAAAACAAAGTGGTGTGGAAAGTGGTATCGTAAATGCGGCAGGAGACCTCACTGCATGGGGCAATCAACCCGATGGCAATCCCTGGACAATAGGTATTGCCAATCCCGATGCACCACAACATGCATTTTCTTATCTTGATATTACTAATATGGCAATCGCCACATCGGGTAATTACGAAAAATTTATTCTGATCGACGGTAAAAAATATTCTCATACAATTGACCCAAAAACGGGACTACCTGTTACAGGAATAAAAAGCGTGACCATTATCAGTCCTAATGCTGAAGTGGCCGATGCGATGGCAACACCGGTGATGATAATGGGTATCAAAGTAGGATTGGATATGATCAACCAGATACATGGGTTGGCCTGTATCATTATTGATGATCAGGATAAAATATATACATCTGCAAACATTAATATAAAATAG
- a CDS encoding outer membrane beta-barrel protein, with translation MKKVILSLAIVALAAFSANAQSKEKKSMQSLRFSVGVDAGLPIADAGDVYSLAIGGDAQGEYAATPEVGITLSAGVSSWSIKSAFGGGSTTSIPVLAGGRYYFSDRKVYASVQAGVTIFTAKGGGSSTSGFTYAPGVGYYITDNIDAMLKYQSASVTGGNISQVALRVAYNF, from the coding sequence ATGAAAAAAGTAATTTTAAGTTTAGCGATCGTAGCTTTAGCTGCGTTTTCTGCTAATGCACAAAGCAAAGAAAAAAAATCAATGCAATCTTTAAGATTCAGCGTAGGTGTTGATGCTGGTCTTCCAATTGCTGATGCTGGCGACGTTTACAGTTTAGCTATCGGTGGTGATGCTCAAGGTGAATACGCTGCAACTCCAGAAGTTGGTATCACTTTAAGTGCTGGTGTTAGTAGCTGGTCTATTAAAAGCGCTTTCGGTGGTGGTTCTACAACTTCTATTCCAGTTTTAGCTGGTGGTCGTTACTACTTCTCTGACAGAAAAGTTTACGCTAGTGTTCAAGCTGGTGTTACAATCTTTACTGCTAAAGGTGGTGGTTCTTCAACTTCAGGATTTACTTATGCTCCAGGCGTAGGTTATTACATCACTGACAACATTGATGCAATGTTGAAATATCAATCTGCTAGCGTAACTGGTGGAAATATTTCTCAAGTTGCTTTAAGAGTTGCTTACAACTTCTAA
- a CDS encoding RNA polymerase sigma factor has product MANDEYLVDSTDKLIQGCIRGDRYSQSQLYALYAPKMFIVCLRYSKNREEAEDIMQDGFTKVFSFIHQFKSEGSFEGWIRKIIVNCALQRYRNKPQLHAVIDINNNIVEHIGDEDILSKLGVKELLKMIQQLPPAYRMVFNLYVFEGMKHREIALKLGIAEGTSKSNLSDARTLLQKAVNNSLLTAKQNINSI; this is encoded by the coding sequence GTGGCAAACGACGAATATTTAGTGGATTCAACCGATAAACTCATACAAGGATGTATAAGAGGTGACAGGTATAGCCAAAGTCAGCTCTATGCCTTATATGCACCCAAGATGTTTATCGTTTGTTTGCGATATTCAAAAAACAGGGAAGAGGCCGAAGATATAATGCAGGATGGCTTTACAAAGGTTTTTTCATTTATTCATCAGTTTAAATCTGAAGGTTCTTTTGAAGGATGGATCAGAAAAATAATTGTAAACTGCGCCTTGCAGCGGTACAGAAATAAACCTCAATTGCATGCAGTTATTGACATAAACAACAACATAGTTGAGCATATCGGGGATGAAGATATACTATCAAAACTCGGTGTTAAAGAATTATTAAAAATGATTCAACAGCTTCCTCCTGCCTATAGAATGGTTTTTAACTTATACGTTTTTGAGGGAATGAAGCACAGAGAAATAGCCCTGAAACTAGGCATAGCGGAAGGAACCTCAAAATCGAATTTGTCTGACGCAAGAACTCTTTTACAAAAAGCCGTAAACAATAGCTTGCTTACAGCAAAACAAAATATTAATTCTATATGA
- a CDS encoding thioredoxin family protein has protein sequence MKIFATMLLATMMFTGTTNWLTNFTDAQKIAKEKKQFIVLNFSGSDWCGPCIRMKREIFGSDEFNAFAVDNLVLVNADFPRNKKNKLAKAQVKLNEALADKYNPEGKFPFTLLLDAEGKVVKKWDGFPNVKPEDFVASIKAVINADK, from the coding sequence ATGAAAATTTTTGCTACCATGTTGCTTGCGACTATGATGTTTACAGGCACTACTAATTGGCTCACAAATTTTACCGACGCTCAAAAAATAGCCAAAGAAAAAAAACAATTTATTGTATTGAATTTTTCTGGTTCTGATTGGTGTGGGCCTTGTATAAGAATGAAAAGAGAAATTTTCGGCAGTGATGAATTCAATGCTTTTGCAGTTGATAATTTAGTTCTGGTAAATGCAGATTTCCCCAGGAATAAAAAAAATAAATTGGCTAAAGCGCAGGTAAAATTAAATGAAGCTTTGGCAGACAAATATAATCCTGAAGGAAAATTCCCATTCACATTGTTGCTGGATGCGGAGGGTAAAGTTGTAAAAAAATGGGATGGTTTTCCAAATGTAAAACCTGAAGATTTTGTTGCATCAATAAAGGCTGTTATTAATGCAGACAAATAA
- a CDS encoding DUF3810 domain-containing protein, translating into MISKKQWFSVLFLLMVAISIRFFSANPFWAEKYYAAGFYPVISRFLRMGFGWLPFSIGDLIYGIIVIWLFYKIVYGIKLLCKRSITFQSFKSGIVKWSTVLLFLYILFNLIWGINYDRKGIAYQLGLSVQKYTIKELQEMDSLLLQKVNESKKAILKKNIAQKTKREIFDGAVNAYTEVERKYLFLHYTAISVKPSMWGWVGDYLGFTGYYNPFTGEAQINRGVPVFLQPYTTCHEIAHQLGYAKEDEANFVGYLAASASKDTVFNYSTYLDLFMYANRSLAHVDSSAAKNFFHQLLPEVKTDIKEWKTFLIDHKNPIEPGIRWMYGKFLESNNQPSGMLSYDEVTGLLIAYYKKYGKV; encoded by the coding sequence ATGATCTCAAAAAAACAATGGTTTTCTGTACTCTTTCTGTTGATGGTAGCTATATCCATTCGTTTTTTTTCTGCTAATCCTTTTTGGGCGGAGAAATACTACGCTGCCGGATTTTACCCTGTAATCAGCCGATTTTTGAGAATGGGCTTTGGTTGGCTACCATTCAGTATTGGAGATCTGATATATGGGATTATTGTTATCTGGCTTTTTTATAAGATTGTTTACGGGATAAAATTGCTCTGCAAACGCAGTATTACTTTTCAAAGTTTTAAAAGTGGTATTGTAAAATGGAGTACTGTTTTACTGTTTTTGTACATACTATTCAACTTGATCTGGGGAATTAATTATGATAGAAAAGGAATTGCCTATCAACTTGGATTATCCGTTCAGAAATATACAATTAAAGAATTGCAGGAGATGGATTCGTTGCTGTTGCAAAAAGTGAATGAAAGTAAAAAAGCAATACTGAAAAAGAACATTGCTCAAAAAACAAAGAGAGAAATATTTGATGGAGCTGTAAATGCTTATACTGAAGTAGAAAGGAAGTATTTGTTTCTACACTACACTGCAATATCTGTCAAACCATCCATGTGGGGCTGGGTGGGGGATTATCTTGGGTTTACCGGATATTATAATCCATTTACCGGAGAAGCTCAGATCAACAGAGGAGTGCCGGTTTTTTTGCAACCATATACAACCTGTCATGAAATAGCACACCAACTTGGGTATGCCAAGGAGGACGAAGCCAACTTCGTTGGATACCTGGCTGCTTCTGCATCGAAAGATACAGTGTTTAATTATTCAACTTATCTAGATCTGTTTATGTATGCTAACAGAAGTTTGGCACATGTCGATTCATCTGCAGCAAAGAATTTTTTTCATCAGTTGTTGCCGGAAGTAAAAACTGATATAAAGGAATGGAAAACATTTCTTATCGATCATAAGAACCCGATTGAACCGGGGATCAGATGGATGTATGGAAAGTTTTTAGAAAGTAACAATCAGCCCTCGGGGATGCTTAGTTATGATGAGGTAACGGGATTGTTGATTGCGTATTACAAAAAATATGGGAAGGTTTAA
- a CDS encoding APC family permease: MSTEQPKLQRSLSLFQGTVLNMIDMVGIGPFVTLPIVIGLMGGMFLYAWIAGAILSLVDAMIWSELGAAYPLAGGSYNFLKEAYGKNGMGKMMSFLYVWQTVIQAPLVAASAAIGFSQYLGYLIHLDEWQAKAVSGVVIIFITLLLYRKIDSIGKIGVLLWMGVLLTIGWIIFGGIANGNFLQPLHQISTDFSWGQLASFAFGQACVKTIYSYLGYYNVCHLGGEIKDPGKNIPRSMFISAIGIGILYMAMNMSVSSVISWQEIKHWQDTGQNNFVVSTFIERLYGTGAAKLATVMILWVALASLFAVMLGYSRVPYAAAVDGAFFKVFAKLHPTKNFPYVSLLVLAGFAFVFSLLFKMKHIIDGILAMRIMIQFIGQAVGITLLRKRNGTTGLPYKMPLYPLPVIMAVLMWLFVFYATGLTSIVSFLLVFGSGLVVYLISSGINNYWPFNSGNKTEK, encoded by the coding sequence ATGTCGACAGAACAACCAAAATTACAACGCAGTTTATCACTTTTTCAAGGCACGGTGCTAAATATGATAGACATGGTAGGGATCGGTCCTTTTGTGACTTTACCAATTGTGATCGGCTTAATGGGGGGAATGTTTTTGTATGCATGGATAGCGGGGGCAATTCTTTCTCTGGTAGATGCAATGATCTGGAGTGAGTTGGGAGCGGCCTATCCTTTGGCAGGAGGCAGCTATAATTTTTTGAAAGAAGCGTATGGGAAGAATGGGATGGGTAAAATGATGAGCTTTTTATATGTATGGCAAACTGTTATACAAGCTCCGCTGGTGGCGGCTTCTGCGGCGATTGGTTTTTCTCAGTATCTCGGTTATTTGATTCATTTGGATGAGTGGCAGGCCAAAGCGGTATCGGGAGTGGTGATAATTTTTATCACCTTATTATTATACAGAAAGATAGATAGTATTGGTAAGATCGGTGTGCTATTGTGGATGGGTGTATTGCTTACAATTGGCTGGATAATTTTTGGAGGTATAGCCAATGGTAATTTTTTACAACCCTTGCATCAGATCAGCACAGACTTTAGTTGGGGGCAATTGGCATCTTTTGCATTTGGACAAGCATGTGTAAAAACTATCTATAGTTATTTGGGGTATTATAATGTTTGTCATTTAGGAGGGGAGATAAAAGATCCCGGTAAAAATATTCCCCGTAGCATGTTTATTTCTGCGATAGGAATAGGGATATTATACATGGCAATGAATATGAGTGTAAGCAGTGTTATCTCATGGCAGGAAATAAAGCATTGGCAGGATACAGGGCAGAATAATTTTGTAGTGAGTACTTTTATAGAACGATTGTATGGCACGGGTGCAGCAAAATTAGCTACCGTTATGATATTATGGGTGGCATTAGCTTCTTTGTTTGCTGTAATGCTTGGCTATTCACGTGTGCCTTACGCTGCAGCAGTGGATGGCGCATTTTTTAAAGTGTTTGCCAAACTGCATCCTACTAAAAATTTTCCCTATGTTTCTTTATTGGTGTTAGCAGGATTTGCTTTTGTGTTTAGCTTATTGTTTAAGATGAAACATATCATCGATGGTATTTTAGCTATGCGTATTATGATACAGTTCATCGGGCAGGCAGTTGGTATAACGTTATTGCGTAAACGAAACGGAACAACAGGGCTGCCGTATAAAATGCCACTCTATCCTTTGCCGGTTATAATGGCAGTATTGATGTGGTTATTTGTTTTCTATGCAACCGGGCTGACAAGTATTGTTTCTTTTTTACTTGTTTTTGGAAGTGGTTTGGTGGTGTATTTAATTTCTTCTGGTATAAATAACTATTGGCCATTTAATTCTGGAAATAAAACTGAAAAATGA
- the plsX gene encoding phosphate acyltransferase PlsX: protein MNIGIDMMGGDFAPLEAVKGIALFLADSNPAIQLTLIGDESKVKDLLQSHHITSDNITVIHADQVIEMHEHPTKALKEKQQSSIAIGFHLLASDKIDAFISAGNTGAMMVGALFSIKAIEGVLRPTIGAYMPRENGKLGLLLDAGINADCKPENLVQFAILGSLFAEHILGIDTPKVGLVNIGEEEGKGNILAQATFPLLKENTQINFVGNIEGRDILLDKADIMVCEGFTGNVLLKMAESVYDIIQRRGIHDEHFERFNFEMYGGVPVLGVNKPVIIGHGVSHAIAFKNMIITAQRMLEKELMQKMKAVFNTTT from the coding sequence ATGAATATAGGCATTGACATGATGGGTGGCGACTTTGCTCCTCTTGAGGCTGTAAAAGGCATTGCATTGTTTTTAGCAGACAGCAATCCAGCTATTCAGCTTACCTTGATCGGCGATGAAAGTAAAGTGAAGGACCTGCTTCAATCACACCATATTACATCCGATAATATTACCGTTATTCATGCAGACCAGGTCATTGAAATGCATGAACATCCTACCAAAGCATTAAAAGAAAAACAACAATCATCTATTGCAATAGGCTTTCATTTGCTGGCATCTGATAAGATCGACGCCTTCATCAGTGCAGGTAATACCGGCGCCATGATGGTGGGTGCATTATTCAGTATTAAAGCAATTGAAGGAGTGCTACGTCCAACGATCGGAGCATATATGCCGAGAGAAAATGGCAAGCTGGGCTTATTATTAGATGCAGGAATCAATGCTGATTGCAAACCCGAGAATCTCGTTCAATTTGCAATTTTAGGCTCTCTGTTTGCTGAACATATTTTAGGAATCGATACACCAAAAGTAGGGCTAGTGAATATAGGCGAGGAAGAAGGCAAAGGAAATATATTAGCTCAGGCTACTTTCCCACTGTTAAAAGAAAATACTCAGATCAATTTTGTTGGAAATATAGAAGGAAGAGATATCCTGTTAGACAAAGCTGATATAATGGTTTGCGAGGGATTCACAGGTAATGTATTATTGAAAATGGCAGAAAGTGTTTATGATATCATACAACGCAGAGGTATACACGACGAACATTTTGAGCGCTTTAATTTTGAAATGTATGGAGGTGTTCCGGTATTAGGCGTAAACAAACCTGTGATCATCGGCCATGGTGTTTCTCATGCAATAGCGTTCAAAAACATGATCATAACGGCACAGCGTATGCTCGAAAAAGAATTGATGCAAAAGATGAAGGCTGTATTTAATACAACAACTTAA